A genomic window from Arvicola amphibius chromosome 5, mArvAmp1.2, whole genome shotgun sequence includes:
- the Ythdf1 gene encoding YTH domain-containing family protein 1, producing MSATSVDPQRTKGQDNKVQNGSLHQKDTVHDNDFEPYLSGQSNPSNSYPSMSDPYLSSYYPPSIGFPYSLSEAPWSTAGDPPIPYLTTYGQLSNGDHHFMHDAVFGQPGGLGNNIYQHRFNFFPENPAFSAWGTSGSQGQQTQSSAYGSSYTYPPSSLGGTVVDGQTGFHSDTLNKAPGMNSLEQGMVGLKIGDVTTSAVKTVGSVVNSVALTGVLSGNGGTNVSMPVSKPTSWAAIASKPAKPQPKMKTKSGPIVGGALPPPPIKHNMDIGTWDNKGPVPKASAPQQTPSPQAAPQSQQVAQPLPVQPPPLVQPQYQSPQQPLQPRWVAPRNRNAAFGQSGVANSDSNSVGNAQPTSAPSVESHPVLEKLKAAHSYNPKEFDWNLKSGRVFIIKSYSEDDIHRSIKYSIWCSTEHGNKRLDGAFRSMSSKGPVYLLFSVNGSGHFCGVAEMKSPVDYGTSAGVWSQDKWKGKFDVKWIFVKDVPNNQLRHIRLENNDNKPVTNSRDTQEVPLEKAKQVLKIIASYKHTTSIFDDFSHYEKRQEEEEVVRKERQNRNKQ from the exons agtAACAGTTACCCCTCGATGAGTGATCCTTACCTGTCCAGCTACTATCCACCGTCCATTGGATTTCCTTACTCCCTCAGTGAGGCACCATGGTCCACTGCAGGGGACCCTCCCATCCCATATCTCACTACCTATGGACAACTTAGTAATGGAGACCATCACTTCATGCATGATGCTGTTTTTGGACAGCCTGGGGGTCTGGGGAACAATATTTACCAGCACAGGTTTAATTTTTTCCCTGAAAACCCTGCCTTCTCAGCCTGGGGGACAAGTGGTTCTCAGGGGCAGCAGACTCAGAGTTCAGCCTATGGGAGCAGTTACACTTACCCACCAAGCTCCCTTGGTGGCACAGTTGTTGATGGGCAGACAGGTTTTCACAGTGACACCCTCAACAAGGCCCCTGGGATGAACAGTCTGGAGCAGGGCATGGTTGGCCTGAAGATTGGGGATGTTACCACCTCTGCAGTTAAGACGGTGGGTTCAGTTGTCAACAGTGTGGCACTGACTGGTGTCCTTTCTGGCAATGGTGGTACAAATGTAAGCATGCCAGTTTCAAAACCAACTTCATGGGCAGCCATTGCCAGCAAGCCTGCAAAACCGCAGCCTAAGATGAAAACAAAGAGTGGGCCGATAGTGGGGGGTGCATTGCCTCCTCCACCTATAAAACATAACATGGACATTGGTACTTGGGATAACAAGGGCCCTGTTCCAAAGGCTTCAGCCCCCCAGCAGACACCATCCCCCCAGGCTGCCCCACAGTCCCAGCAGGTAGCTCAGCCTCTCCCTGTTCAGCCCCCACCCTTGGTCCAGCCACAGTATCAGAGCCCTCAGCAGCCTCTTCAGCCCCGCTGGGTGGCTCCCCGAAACAGAAATGCAGCATTTGGGCAGAGTGGAGTGGCCAACAGTGACAGTAACTCTGTTGGAAATGCCCAGCCTACTTCTGCCCCAAGTGTAGAATCACACCCTGTCCTGGAGAAACTGAAAGCTGCCCACAGCTATAACCCTAAAGAGTTCGACTGGAATCTTAAGAGTGGGCGGGTGTTCATCATCAAGAGCTATTCTGAGGACGACATCCACCGCTCCATCAAGTACTCCATCTGGTGTAGTACTGAACATGGCAACAAGCGCCTGGACGGCGCCTTCCGCTCCATGAGCAGCAAGGGGCCTGTTTACCTGCTCTTCAGTGTCAATGGGAGTGGACATTTCTGTGGGGTAGCAGAGATGAAGTCCCCTGTGGACTACGGCACCAGTGCTGGGGTCTGGTCCCAGGACAAATGGAAGGGGAAGTTTGACGTGAAGTGGATTTTTGTCAAGGATGTGCCCAATAACCAACTGCGGCACATCAGACTCGAGAATAACGACAACAAACCTGTCACAAACTCCCGTGATACACAGGAGGTTCctttagaaaaagcaaagcaagtgcTGAAAATTATTGCTTCCTATAAGCACACAACCTCCATCTTTGATGACTTTTCTCACTATGAGAAGCgccaagaggaagaggaggtggtgcGCAAG GAAAGGCAGAATCGAAACAAACAATAA